Proteins from a genomic interval of Desulfovibrio piger:
- the guaB gene encoding IMP dehydrogenase, translating to MFTNRGKALTFDDILLVPSYSEVTPDAVDISTWLTPSIELRIPLLSAAMDTVTESAMAISMARMGGIGIIHKNMPIERQRLEVERVKKSESGMILDPVTVSSRNSVQEALDLMADFRVSGLPVVDDGKLVGILTNRDVRFIEDASAIRVGEVMTSKNLVTVPMGTSLEEAKRHLHEHRIEKLLVVDENERLRGLITMKDIDKVQKYPNACKDSAGRLRVGAAIGIGRDCDERAEQLIQAGVDVLVLDSAHGHSMNVLKAIRKVKTAYPNCQLVAGNVATYEGARAVLEAGADAVKVGIGPGSICTTRIVAGVGVPQVTAVMDGSRAAREMDRCCIADGGIKFSGDIVKALVVGAHSVMIGSLFAGTEESPGETILYQGRTYKIYRGMGSIDAMKDGSSDRYFQERSKKLVPEGIVGRVPYRGHVMEAIYQLMGGLRSGMGYVGARTLNDLFENTTFCEISAAGLRESHVHDVIITKEAPNYRIDN from the coding sequence ATGTTCACCAATCGCGGCAAGGCCCTGACTTTTGACGATATCTTGCTTGTCCCCAGCTATTCGGAAGTGACTCCCGACGCCGTGGACATCTCCACCTGGCTCACTCCTTCCATCGAATTGCGCATCCCCCTGCTCTCCGCTGCCATGGACACGGTCACCGAATCGGCCATGGCCATCAGCATGGCGCGTATGGGCGGCATCGGCATCATCCATAAGAACATGCCCATCGAACGCCAGCGCCTGGAAGTGGAACGCGTCAAGAAGAGCGAAAGCGGCATGATCCTTGACCCCGTTACCGTTTCCTCCCGCAACTCCGTGCAGGAAGCCCTGGACCTGATGGCGGATTTCCGCGTGTCCGGTCTGCCCGTCGTGGATGACGGCAAGCTGGTGGGCATCCTCACCAACCGTGACGTGCGCTTCATCGAAGACGCCTCCGCCATCCGCGTGGGCGAAGTGATGACCAGCAAGAACCTGGTCACCGTGCCCATGGGCACCTCCCTGGAAGAAGCCAAGCGCCACCTGCACGAACACCGCATCGAAAAGCTCCTCGTGGTGGACGAGAACGAGCGCCTGCGCGGCCTCATCACCATGAAGGACATCGACAAAGTCCAGAAATACCCCAACGCCTGCAAGGACAGCGCCGGCCGTCTGCGCGTGGGTGCCGCCATCGGCATCGGCCGCGACTGCGACGAACGCGCCGAGCAGCTCATCCAGGCCGGTGTGGACGTGCTCGTCCTGGACTCCGCCCACGGTCATTCCATGAACGTGCTCAAGGCCATCCGCAAGGTCAAGACCGCGTACCCCAACTGCCAGCTGGTGGCTGGTAACGTGGCCACCTACGAAGGTGCCCGCGCCGTGCTCGAAGCCGGTGCCGACGCCGTCAAGGTGGGCATTGGTCCCGGCTCCATCTGCACCACCCGCATCGTGGCCGGTGTGGGCGTGCCGCAGGTGACCGCCGTCATGGACGGCAGCCGCGCTGCCCGCGAGATGGACCGCTGCTGCATCGCTGACGGCGGCATCAAGTTCTCCGGTGACATCGTCAAGGCCCTCGTGGTGGGCGCCCACTCCGTGATGATCGGCTCCCTGTTCGCCGGTACCGAAGAAAGCCCGGGCGAAACCATCCTCTACCAGGGCCGTACCTACAAGATCTACCGCGGCATGGGCTCCATCGACGCCATGAAGGACGGCAGCTCCGACCGTTACTTCCAGGAACGCAGCAAGAAGCTGGTCCCCGAAGGCATCGTGGGCCGCGTGCCTTACCGTGGCCATGTGATGGAAGCCATCTACCAGCTCATGGGCGGTCTGCGTTCCGGCATGGGTTATGTGGGTGCCCGCACCCTCAACGACCTGTTCGAGAACACCACCTTCTGTGAGATCTCGGCGGCGGGCCTGCGTGAAAGCCACGTGCACGACGTCATCATCACCAAGGAAGCCCCCAACTATCGCATCGACAACTAG
- a CDS encoding GIY-YIG nuclease family protein, whose translation MAFSKTIQMYIFDGNPNGRIMCELSNWNGRIYKVSRNELSVFSQRADAENTGVYFLLGKDENNTDTVYIGEAEKVCTRLKQHLHDADYWSDAIVVISKDDLLNKAHVKYLENRFYCLAQDSGRAVIINSTVPTCSSISEYDEAMLQEFISNARLLVNTLGYKLFDTLEESSVGQQSEPTCFFINAARGAAAKGLVVADGFAVLKGSTIASPVVPSMAESLRRLRDSLLEKGIVDADFHFVKDHIFTSPSLAAAVVLGRNANGRTEWKTAGNKALRDVEEDELA comes from the coding sequence GTGGCATTCAGCAAAACGATACAGATGTATATTTTTGACGGTAATCCCAATGGTCGCATCATGTGCGAGCTCTCCAACTGGAACGGCCGTATCTACAAGGTCTCGCGCAATGAACTTTCTGTCTTTTCCCAGCGGGCCGATGCCGAGAACACCGGCGTCTATTTCCTGCTGGGGAAGGATGAGAACAATACGGATACCGTCTACATCGGTGAGGCGGAAAAAGTCTGCACACGCCTGAAGCAGCATCTGCATGATGCGGATTACTGGAGCGATGCCATCGTCGTCATCAGCAAGGATGATCTGCTCAACAAGGCGCACGTGAAATATCTTGAGAACAGGTTCTATTGCCTGGCACAGGATTCGGGAAGAGCCGTCATCATCAACAGCACGGTCCCCACCTGCTCCTCGATCTCGGAATATGACGAGGCCATGTTGCAGGAGTTCATCAGCAACGCCCGTCTGCTCGTCAATACGCTGGGCTACAAGCTTTTCGATACCCTGGAAGAAAGCAGCGTGGGGCAACAGAGTGAGCCGACCTGCTTTTTCATCAATGCTGCCAGGGGGGCCGCCGCCAAAGGGCTTGTCGTGGCGGATGGTTTTGCCGTGCTCAAGGGATCGACCATCGCTTCGCCCGTGGTCCCCAGCATGGCAGAGAGCTTGCGCCGTCTGCGGGACAGTCTGCTCGAAAAAGGGATCGTCGATGCGGACTTCCATTTTGTGAAAGACCATATCTTCACCAGCCCTTCTCTGGCGGCGGCTGTCGTCCTGGGCAGGAACGCCAATGGCCGGACGGAGTGGAAAACGGCGGGGAACAAGGCGCTGCGTGATGTGGAGGAAGACGAGCTGGCATAG
- a CDS encoding twin-arginine translocase TatA/TatE family subunit has protein sequence MFGIGSTEFLVILLVALVVLGPKSLASVSRTLGKAMGEFRRVSTDFQRTLNAEVEQEEHLKRKQEAEKEFFSPEARAEHAAKTAAQTQATAQPAASQPQAAPAAAPAATETAARPAVQPEVVPPAAPVPPTDSPLAQALAKAQAEAGNAATAAPAAATPASGAKA, from the coding sequence ATGTTCGGTATCGGCAGTACGGAATTTTTGGTTATCCTTCTTGTGGCCCTTGTGGTGCTGGGGCCCAAGAGTCTGGCAAGTGTTTCCCGCACCCTCGGCAAGGCCATGGGTGAATTCCGCCGCGTCTCCACCGATTTTCAGCGCACGCTGAATGCCGAAGTGGAGCAGGAGGAACATCTCAAGCGCAAGCAGGAAGCTGAAAAGGAATTTTTCAGCCCCGAAGCTCGTGCTGAACACGCGGCCAAAACAGCCGCCCAGACGCAGGCAACGGCCCAGCCCGCAGCCTCCCAGCCCCAGGCGGCACCCGCTGCCGCACCTGCGGCAACGGAGACCGCGGCCCGTCCTGCTGTCCAGCCGGAAGTCGTCCCCCCTGCCGCGCCCGTACCGCCTACGGACAGTCCTCTGGCCCAGGCCCTTGCCAAGGCCCAGGCCGAAGCCGGTAATGCCGCTACGGCGGCCCCGGCTGCCGCCACGCCTGCCAGTGGAGCAAAAGCATGA
- the guaA gene encoding glutamine-hydrolyzing GMP synthase has product MAHSKVIIIDYGSQVTQLIARRVREAGVYSEIHACNVTAAEVAAMAPSAIILSGGPASVGEADAPTLDKGFLELGVPVLGICYGMQLLAQNLGGELAQSLTREYGPADLTLKASCALWDGLDSSKASRVWMSHGDKVKTPPPGFVITGSTPTLEVAAMADESRKIYAVQFHPEVHHSVDGDAMLRNFLFKVCNIVPDWSMSSFVERVVKEMAEKIGDKHVVCALSGGIDSTVVAVLLHKAIGHRLHCIFVDNGLLRLNEGEEVVSYLREHFDLNLNFVQAQDRFLDLLKGVEDPEKKRKIIGHTFIDIFDEEAKKLPEVEYLAQGTLYPDVIESVSHKGPSAVIKSHHNVGGLPETMKLKLVEPLRELFKDEVRKVAAELGMPDSIVWRHPFPGPGLAIRVLGEITEERLNILRQADKIVQEELRESGWYRKVWQGFAVLLPLKTVGVMGDGRTYEHVIALRVVDSVDAMTADWARLPADLIARMSGRIINEVKGVNRVVYDVSSKPPSTIEWE; this is encoded by the coding sequence ATGGCGCACAGCAAGGTCATTATCATTGACTACGGTTCGCAGGTCACCCAGCTCATCGCACGGCGTGTGCGTGAAGCCGGCGTGTATTCCGAAATCCATGCCTGCAACGTCACCGCCGCCGAAGTGGCCGCTATGGCTCCTTCGGCCATCATCCTTTCCGGCGGTCCTGCCAGCGTGGGCGAAGCCGATGCCCCCACCCTGGACAAGGGCTTCCTGGAACTGGGCGTGCCGGTGCTGGGCATCTGCTACGGCATGCAGCTGCTGGCCCAGAACCTGGGCGGCGAACTGGCCCAGTCCCTGACCCGCGAATACGGCCCGGCCGACCTGACCCTGAAAGCCTCCTGCGCCCTGTGGGACGGCCTGGACAGCTCCAAGGCCAGCCGCGTGTGGATGAGCCACGGCGACAAGGTCAAGACTCCCCCGCCCGGCTTCGTGATCACCGGCAGCACCCCCACCCTCGAAGTGGCTGCCATGGCCGATGAAAGCCGCAAGATCTACGCCGTGCAGTTCCATCCCGAAGTGCACCACAGTGTGGACGGCGACGCCATGCTGCGCAACTTTCTGTTCAAGGTCTGCAACATCGTGCCCGACTGGAGCATGTCCAGCTTCGTGGAACGCGTGGTCAAGGAAATGGCCGAAAAGATCGGTGACAAGCACGTGGTCTGCGCCCTTTCCGGCGGCATCGACTCCACCGTGGTGGCCGTGCTGCTGCACAAGGCCATCGGCCATCGCCTGCACTGCATCTTCGTGGACAACGGTCTGCTGCGCCTCAACGAAGGCGAGGAAGTGGTCAGCTATCTGCGTGAGCACTTTGACCTGAACCTCAACTTCGTCCAGGCCCAGGATCGCTTCCTCGACCTGCTCAAGGGTGTGGAAGATCCCGAGAAGAAGCGCAAGATCATTGGCCACACCTTCATCGACATCTTCGACGAAGAAGCCAAGAAGCTGCCCGAAGTGGAATACCTGGCCCAGGGCACCCTGTACCCCGACGTCATCGAATCCGTGTCCCACAAGGGCCCCAGCGCCGTCATCAAGAGCCACCACAACGTGGGCGGCCTGCCCGAGACCATGAAGCTCAAGCTGGTGGAGCCCCTGCGCGAACTCTTCAAGGACGAAGTGCGCAAGGTGGCCGCCGAGCTGGGCATGCCCGATTCCATCGTCTGGCGTCATCCCTTCCCCGGTCCCGGCCTGGCCATCCGCGTGCTGGGCGAGATCACCGAGGAACGCCTGAACATCCTGCGCCAGGCCGACAAGATCGTGCAGGAAGAACTGCGCGAGTCCGGCTGGTACCGCAAGGTCTGGCAGGGCTTTGCCGTGCTGCTGCCGCTGAAGACCGTGGGCGTCATGGGCGACGGCCGTACCTATGAGCACGTCATCGCCCTGCGCGTGGTGGACAGCGTGGACGCAATGACCGCCGACTGGGCCCGCCTGCCCGCCGACCTCATCGCCCGTATGTCCGGCCGCATCATCAACGAAGTCAAGGGCGTCAACCGCGTGGTCTACGACGTCTCCTCCAAGCCCCCGAGCACCATCGAGTGGGAATAA
- a CDS encoding SMR family transporter — translation MNTETLHLILSAGLVAAAAALDVAANLMLARSDGFKKRLIGIAALALVGLAFYCLSLAVQYMDLAVAYSMWGSLGILGTSLCGWLFLRQRLKPCAFAGMGLLIIGMILLRTS, via the coding sequence ATGAATACGGAAACGCTGCATCTCATCCTTTCCGCTGGCCTGGTGGCCGCAGCCGCGGCTCTGGACGTGGCCGCCAACCTCATGCTGGCCCGTTCTGATGGCTTCAAAAAGCGCTTGATCGGTATTGCCGCTCTGGCCCTGGTCGGTCTGGCCTTTTACTGCCTCTCTCTGGCCGTCCAGTATATGGACCTGGCCGTGGCCTACTCCATGTGGGGCAGCCTCGGTATCCTGGGCACATCGCTGTGCGGCTGGCTCTTCCTGCGCCAGCGCCTCAAGCCCTGCGCCTTTGCCGGTATGGGACTGCTCATCATCGGCATGATCCTGCTGCGCACGAGTTAG
- the hisA gene encoding 1-(5-phosphoribosyl)-5-[(5-phosphoribosylamino)methylideneamino]imidazole-4-carboxamide isomerase: MIIFPAVDIQDGKAVRLKQGRAHESTVFSPDPVAAAVAWRDKGARWLHVVDLDGAFDGLPKSRDIVRNICRELDIPVQLGGGIRDEQTARAYLEAGVQRLIIGTMALEQPEAFASLCKTFPGQIGVSLDAEGGRLKTKGWVADAGLSVDDVLPRLQEDGAAFIIYTDIERDGMQCGVNLTALRHLAETSTVPVIAAGGVATLADVQALYPLSTQANLQGAISGRALYEGTLDLVEANAWIAAQQ; encoded by the coding sequence ATGATTATCTTTCCCGCTGTCGACATCCAGGACGGAAAGGCCGTCCGCCTGAAACAGGGACGTGCCCACGAGAGCACCGTGTTTTCCCCCGATCCTGTGGCCGCTGCCGTGGCCTGGCGGGACAAGGGCGCCCGCTGGCTGCATGTGGTCGATCTGGACGGCGCTTTCGACGGTCTGCCCAAAAGCCGGGACATCGTGCGCAACATCTGCCGGGAGCTGGATATCCCCGTGCAGCTGGGCGGCGGCATCCGTGACGAACAGACGGCCCGTGCCTATCTCGAAGCCGGTGTGCAGCGCCTGATCATCGGTACCATGGCCCTGGAGCAGCCCGAAGCCTTTGCTTCCCTCTGCAAGACCTTTCCCGGGCAGATCGGGGTCTCCCTCGATGCCGAGGGCGGACGCCTCAAGACCAAGGGCTGGGTGGCCGATGCCGGTCTGAGCGTGGACGATGTCCTGCCCCGCCTGCAGGAAGACGGCGCGGCCTTCATCATCTATACGGATATCGAGCGGGACGGCATGCAGTGCGGCGTCAACCTGACGGCCCTGCGCCATCTGGCCGAGACCTCCACCGTGCCGGTCATCGCTGCCGGTGGTGTGGCCACACTGGCTGACGTACAGGCCCTGTACCCGCTCAGCACGCAGGCCAACCTGCAAGGTGCCATCAGCGGCCGGGCCCTGTACGAAGGCACGCTTGACCTTGTGGAAGCCAACGCCTGGATCGCTGCCCAGCAGTAG
- a CDS encoding outer membrane homotrimeric porin, with the protein MKKLMTLALAAAMMLGAATGANAIDFKAKGQWIMSFDYGMHGDFAKSKANRNSGYKNSTTGNEDEFEARQRVRLQLDAVASEALSGTVFFEIGDQVWGNSETGGALGADGKVVKLKRAYIDWMVPQTDLKVRMGIQGLALPSFTTNASQIFDDDVAAVSLNYQFNENVGLTAFWARPYNDNYGYKSSDTNKDRWENYMDNMDMFAVLLPLSFDGVKVTPWVMYAAMGPGMFGDKESKFGASWSPVKKGMQSGFKGTDWNDSYGNAFWAGVTGEVTYWDPFRIAWDVNYGSASYEDQKMNREGWLASLLLEYKLDWGTPGLYGWYSTGDDSNPRNGSERMPTVYANGNNDFSNFAFSGNPYIAREKALGSTMVGTWGIGARLKDVSFLEDLKHTLRVNFMGGTNAPKMAKYIRDYGNPYEKHGVSDVAQYATAYDPIYLTTEDYALEVGLTNTYKMYDNFTVMLDAAYVALWLDDSRSTWGKNPMRGFSGKDGGVYDAWNVNLSFVYSF; encoded by the coding sequence ATGAAGAAGCTTATGACTCTCGCTCTGGCTGCCGCTATGATGCTGGGTGCTGCTACCGGCGCCAACGCTATCGACTTCAAGGCCAAGGGCCAGTGGATCATGTCTTTCGACTACGGCATGCACGGCGACTTCGCCAAGAGCAAGGCCAACCGTAACTCCGGTTATAAGAATAGCACCACCGGCAATGAAGACGAATTCGAAGCCCGCCAGCGCGTTCGCCTGCAGTTGGACGCCGTGGCTTCCGAAGCCCTGTCCGGTACCGTGTTCTTCGAAATCGGTGACCAGGTGTGGGGCAACAGCGAGACCGGCGGCGCTCTGGGCGCTGACGGCAAGGTCGTGAAGCTGAAGCGTGCCTACATCGACTGGATGGTGCCCCAGACCGACCTGAAGGTCCGCATGGGTATCCAGGGTCTGGCCCTGCCCAGCTTCACCACCAATGCTTCCCAGATCTTTGACGATGACGTGGCCGCCGTCAGCCTGAACTACCAGTTCAACGAAAATGTGGGCCTGACCGCTTTCTGGGCTCGCCCCTACAACGACAACTACGGTTACAAGAGCTCTGATACCAACAAGGATCGGTGGGAAAACTACATGGACAACATGGACATGTTTGCCGTGCTGCTGCCCCTGTCCTTTGATGGCGTGAAGGTGACCCCCTGGGTCATGTACGCCGCCATGGGGCCCGGCATGTTCGGTGACAAGGAGAGCAAGTTCGGTGCCTCTTGGTCTCCTGTCAAGAAGGGCATGCAGTCCGGCTTCAAGGGTACCGACTGGAATGACAGCTACGGTAATGCCTTCTGGGCCGGCGTGACCGGCGAAGTGACCTACTGGGATCCCTTCCGCATCGCCTGGGATGTGAACTACGGTTCCGCCTCCTATGAAGACCAGAAGATGAACCGCGAAGGCTGGCTGGCCAGCCTGCTGCTGGAATACAAGCTGGATTGGGGTACTCCCGGTCTGTACGGCTGGTACTCCACCGGTGATGACAGCAACCCCCGCAACGGTTCCGAGCGCATGCCCACTGTGTATGCTAACGGCAACAACGACTTCTCCAACTTCGCTTTCAGCGGCAACCCCTACATCGCCCGTGAAAAGGCTTTGGGGTCCACCATGGTGGGTACCTGGGGCATCGGCGCCCGCCTGAAGGACGTGAGCTTCCTGGAAGACCTGAAGCACACCCTGCGTGTGAACTTCATGGGCGGCACCAACGCTCCCAAGATGGCCAAGTACATCCGTGATTACGGTAATCCCTATGAAAAGCATGGTGTGAGCGACGTCGCTCAGTATGCTACCGCTTATGATCCCATCTACCTGACCACCGAAGACTACGCTCTGGAAGTGGGCCTGACCAACACCTACAAGATGTACGACAACTTCACCGTCATGCTGGATGCCGCTTATGTGGCTCTGTGGCTGGATGACAGCCGCAGCACCTGGGGCAAGAACCCCATGCGCGGCTTCTCCGGCAAGGACGGCGGCGTGTACGACGCCTGGAACGTGAACCTGTCCTTCGTGTACTCCTTCTAA
- a CDS encoding DMT family transporter — translation MNPTRPYHWLCLLAAIVFEVAGTTVMKLSFGWSFAHAALAGLVLMWIAIGLSYYSLAKATTGLPVGVAFAFWEALGLALITLSSIYILDEPFSLQRLAGLLCALSGALLVHHGTVQDKDTSSDTSRTAS, via the coding sequence ATGAATCCCACACGTCCCTATCACTGGCTCTGTTTGCTGGCGGCCATCGTTTTTGAGGTGGCCGGTACCACCGTCATGAAGCTCTCCTTTGGCTGGAGCTTTGCCCACGCTGCCCTTGCTGGCCTTGTCCTCATGTGGATAGCCATCGGGCTTTCTTACTACTCACTCGCCAAAGCCACCACGGGCCTGCCCGTAGGCGTGGCCTTTGCCTTCTGGGAGGCCCTGGGGCTGGCTCTCATCACACTCTCCAGCATCTACATCCTGGACGAGCCCTTTTCCCTGCAGCGCCTGGCCGGCCTGCTCTGCGCCCTGAGCGGCGCCCTGCTGGTCCATCACGGCACCGTCCAGGACAAGGATACGTCCTCCGATACCAGCCGCACCGCCAGCTAG
- the bla gene encoding class A beta-lactamase: MSRIFPALLLSLALLSPAMPLQAAEGLPATPQAAVDALSLERDIHTLMRNKKALAGVALLTEDGLCAGVHMDAPFPLLSVIKFPLAVAVLKKMQHEQATLTTMIPVRAEQLHTGTHSPLRDQRGRRDMEVSLEDLLRYTVTFSDNNGCDILMEYVGGPAVVEACARRLGADSVFIGHNEDWMHLNIYNQYANWGTPRSMARMLLGFFSSPDFSQEHKDFLTGIMAGTPALPGKILEGLPQGLTAGHKTGSSDRTPQGLKLADNDLAFFRLPDGRYVALVVFLCNSLESPETNLSLIKDITRLSVDWLARQPMLLQGGTARP, from the coding sequence ATGTCACGCATCTTCCCTGCCCTTTTGCTTTCCCTGGCACTGCTTTCCCCTGCCATGCCTCTCCAGGCGGCCGAAGGATTGCCCGCTACGCCGCAAGCCGCCGTGGACGCCTTGTCCCTGGAGCGGGACATCCATACACTTATGCGGAACAAAAAGGCCCTGGCCGGTGTGGCCCTGCTCACCGAAGACGGCCTCTGCGCCGGTGTCCACATGGATGCGCCCTTCCCCCTGCTCAGTGTCATCAAGTTTCCCCTGGCTGTGGCTGTGCTGAAAAAGATGCAGCACGAGCAGGCCACACTGACGACCATGATCCCCGTGCGGGCGGAGCAACTCCACACCGGCACCCACAGCCCTTTACGCGACCAGCGTGGCCGCCGCGACATGGAAGTCAGCCTGGAAGACCTGCTGCGGTATACCGTCACTTTCAGCGACAACAACGGTTGCGACATCCTGATGGAATATGTGGGCGGCCCGGCCGTGGTGGAGGCCTGCGCCCGCCGTCTGGGGGCGGACAGCGTCTTCATCGGTCATAATGAAGACTGGATGCACCTGAACATCTACAACCAGTATGCCAACTGGGGCACGCCGCGCAGCATGGCCCGGATGCTGCTGGGATTTTTCAGCTCCCCGGACTTCTCCCAGGAGCACAAGGACTTCCTGACCGGCATCATGGCCGGGACGCCCGCCCTGCCCGGCAAGATCCTTGAGGGCCTGCCGCAGGGACTGACCGCCGGACACAAGACCGGCTCTTCCGACAGGACGCCCCAGGGACTCAAGCTTGCGGACAACGATCTGGCCTTTTTCCGCCTGCCCGATGGGCGCTATGTGGCCCTGGTGGTCTTCCTCTGCAATTCGCTGGAAAGCCCCGAGACGAACCTCTCCCTCATCAAGGACATCACCCGCCTGTCTGTGGACTGGCTGGCACGGCAGCCCATGCTGCTGCAGGGCGGTACCGCGCGGCCCTGA
- the hisB gene encoding imidazoleglycerol-phosphate dehydratase HisB, whose product MPQRSARHARKSAETDISLSLTLDGSGKTDIQTGFGMLDHMLTLTAFWAGMDLHLRCQGDLHIDAHHSAEDIGLVLGQAVLEALGDRVGITRVGYGRVPMDEALSDVTIDLSGRPWLEWRGDELLPPVIAGEEKDLWREFYKAFASSARCNLHVTMHYGKNGHHLLESVAKSLGLALAQAVRRSGNVIRSTKGGLD is encoded by the coding sequence CTGCCCCAGCGTTCGGCCCGGCATGCCCGTAAAAGCGCCGAGACCGACATCAGTCTGAGCCTTACCCTGGACGGCTCGGGCAAGACCGATATCCAGACCGGCTTCGGCATGCTGGATCACATGCTGACCCTGACGGCATTCTGGGCCGGAATGGACCTGCACCTGCGCTGTCAGGGCGATCTGCACATCGACGCCCACCACAGCGCCGAGGACATCGGCCTGGTCCTGGGCCAGGCTGTGCTGGAAGCCCTAGGGGACCGTGTGGGCATCACCCGTGTGGGCTACGGCCGCGTCCCCATGGATGAGGCCCTGAGCGATGTCACCATCGACCTTTCCGGCCGCCCCTGGCTGGAATGGCGCGGTGATGAACTCCTGCCCCCGGTCATCGCCGGGGAGGAAAAAGACCTCTGGCGGGAGTTTTACAAGGCCTTTGCCAGCAGCGCCCGCTGCAACCTGCATGTGACCATGCATTATGGCAAAAATGGCCATCACCTTCTGGAATCCGTCGCCAAAAGCCTGGGCCTGGCGCTCGCCCAGGCGGTCCGGCGTAGCGGGAACGTCATCCGCAGCACCAAGGGAGGGCTGGATTGA